In Methanocaldococcus sp., a single window of DNA contains:
- the dacZ gene encoding diadenylate cyclase encodes MISKYIIKHGLELAHDIKADAFMIFTETGNSYEILKKLLKKNNNSKILDILNINKKLKIIVATPNKGTYKKISKENIDNVYPLYIKYREDNRCMIISSGIVHALQLKILKDNYRIVAVVGEPKVPGKLDTIMVVNVKDHVKELELYKLFEELDEKQKKTLKEILKLAMEIGREGREGKYVGTIFVIGDTLNVMSMSKPLILNPFAGHNASIFDENVKGTIKELSSIDGAFIITDDGKVVSAGRFIECKGDIKIKKGLGARHVAAASITKNTKAIAVTVSQSGGIVRIFKDGKIVFEADPRENILLLE; translated from the coding sequence ATGATTTCTAAGTATATAATAAAGCATGGATTAGAGTTAGCACATGACATTAAAGCAGATGCATTTATGATATTTACAGAAACTGGAAACTCTTATGAAATACTAAAAAAACTACTAAAAAAAAATAATAACTCAAAAATATTAGATATTTTAAATATAAATAAAAAATTAAAGATTATTGTAGCCACACCAAATAAGGGAACTTACAAAAAAATAAGTAAAGAAAATATTGATAATGTCTATCCTTTATATATTAAGTATAGGGAGGACAATAGATGTATGATAATTAGTAGTGGTATAGTTCATGCACTTCAATTAAAGATTTTAAAAGATAATTATAGAATTGTTGCAGTAGTTGGAGAGCCAAAAGTTCCCGGTAAGTTAGATACAATAATGGTTGTTAATGTAAAAGATCATGTAAAAGAGTTAGAACTATACAAACTTTTTGAAGAGTTAGATGAAAAACAGAAAAAAACATTAAAAGAAATTTTAAAATTAGCTATGGAGATTGGAAGAGAAGGAAGAGAAGGAAAATATGTTGGAACAATATTTGTTATTGGGGATACTTTAAATGTTATGAGTATGTCAAAACCTTTGATATTAAATCCATTTGCAGGACATAATGCGAGTATCTTCGATGAAAATGTAAAAGGGACTATAAAAGAACTCTCATCAATAGATGGAGCATTTATAATTACTGATGATGGGAAAGTAGTTTCTGCTGGGAGATTTATAGAATGTAAGGGAGATATAAAAATTAAAAAAGGATTAGGAGCAAGACATGTGGCTGCAGCAAGTATAACAAAAAATACCAAAGCCATTGCCGTTACAGTATCTCAAAGTGGTGGGATAGTTAGAATATTTAAAGATGGCAAAATAGTTTTTGAGGCAGATCCAAGAGAAAATATTTTATTATTAGAATAA
- the purQ gene encoding phosphoribosylformylglycinamidine synthase I — MKIAVTKFLGTNCELDVCHAIKLAGGNPELVFFTKDNLDEYKGAVIPGGFSYGDYLRAGAISARTPIIKGLKKMVEEGKPVLGICNGAQIGLEAGFSKGTLTNNINARFICKWVYIRVENNKTPFTQYYKKGEVLKIPIAHAEGRFYADDETLDYMYKNNMIVFKYCDETGEVTEEVNPNGSIDNIAGVCNENQNCVLLMPHPERASEKILGSDDGLKMFKGMLDYAKKI; from the coding sequence ATGAAGATTGCAGTAACTAAATTCTTAGGAACTAATTGTGAGTTGGATGTTTGTCATGCTATAAAATTAGCCGGTGGAAATCCAGAACTTGTTTTTTTTACTAAGGATAACTTAGATGAATATAAAGGGGCGGTAATTCCTGGTGGCTTCTCATACGGAGATTATTTAAGGGCAGGAGCAATAAGTGCAAGAACTCCAATAATCAAAGGATTAAAAAAGATGGTTGAAGAAGGGAAGCCAGTTTTAGGGATATGTAATGGGGCTCAAATTGGTTTAGAAGCGGGTTTTTCAAAAGGAACATTAACAAACAATATAAATGCAAGATTTATCTGCAAATGGGTATATATAAGAGTTGAAAACAACAAAACTCCATTTACTCAGTATTATAAAAAAGGAGAAGTTTTAAAGATACCAATAGCACACGCAGAGGGTAGATTTTACGCTGACGATGAAACTCTTGACTATATGTATAAAAATAATATGATAGTGTTTAAATACTGTGATGAAACTGGTGAAGTGACAGAAGAGGTAAATCCTAATGGATCTATTGACAATATAGCCGGAGTTTGTAACGAAAATCAAAACTGTGTTCTACTAATGCCTCATCCAGAAAGAGCTAGTGAAAAAATATTAGGTTCAGACGATGGTTTGAAGATGTTTAAAGGTATGTTAGATTATGCTAAAAAGATTTAG
- a CDS encoding histone family protein, protein MLPKTTIKRIMKQYTDFNISSEAVDELNNLLIEIIKITTEVAEQNARKDGRKTIKARDIRNCDDERLRRKIIELSERTDKMPILIKEMLNVITSELE, encoded by the coding sequence ATGTTACCAAAAACAACAATAAAGAGAATAATGAAACAATATACTGACTTTAATATATCCTCTGAGGCAGTTGATGAATTAAACAATTTATTAATAGAAATAATAAAAATAACTACAGAAGTTGCTGAACAAAATGCAAGAAAAGATGGTAGGAAGACAATTAAAGCGAGAGATATTAGAAATTGTGATGACGAAAGATTGAGGAGAAAAATTATAGAACTCAGTGAAAGAACTGACAAGATGCCTATATTAATTAAAGAGATGTTGAATGTAATTACTTCCGAATTAGAATAA
- a CDS encoding orotate phosphoribosyltransferase-like protein, giving the protein MNKQLLKKVIELKNNGLTIGEIAEELNVSMDTARYLVLNAEKLLENEEKSLSLKNVDIFIDWRNIGSSANRLKHISSIIVDIIKSRNFEFDTVVGISTSGVPIATLVATELGKDLTVYIPKKHISEKGKKISGSISHNFSPVNYKRAVIIDDVVTSGSTLKECIKQLKEICSPKLIIVLIDKSGLDEIEEVPLIPLIRVGVVNVDEK; this is encoded by the coding sequence ATGAACAAACAACTATTAAAAAAGGTTATTGAACTGAAAAATAATGGTTTAACTATTGGTGAAATTGCAGAGGAGTTAAATGTATCAATGGATACTGCAAGATATTTGGTTTTAAATGCTGAAAAATTATTGGAAAATGAGGAAAAATCTCTGAGTTTAAAAAATGTAGATATATTTATTGATTGGAGAAACATTGGAAGTTCGGCAAATAGATTAAAACATATTAGTTCAATAATTGTTGATATAATAAAAAGTAGAAATTTTGAATTTGATACAGTTGTAGGGATTTCAACGAGTGGAGTACCTATTGCTACATTAGTGGCAACTGAATTAGGTAAAGATTTAACTGTATATATACCAAAGAAACATATATCTGAAAAAGGTAAAAAAATATCTGGTTCAATTTCTCACAACTTTTCTCCTGTAAATTATAAAAGAGCAGTAATTATAGATGATGTTGTAACCAGTGGAAGTACTTTAAAAGAATGTATAAAACAGTTAAAAGAAATTTGTAGTCCAAAATTAATAATTGTTTTAATTGATAAAAGTGGATTGGATGAAATTGAAGAAGTGCCTTTAATTCCACTAATTAGAGTGGGAGTAGTAAATGTAGATGAAAAATAA
- a CDS encoding 7-carboxy-7-deazaguanine synthase QueE, giving the protein MIREIFSSIMGEGKYIGRRFIFVRFAGCPLKCIYCDENHKKYLNRVEKSPGSGKFEILKNMDIENIVNIVDRLKTPDLFAVSFTGGEPLLYFKELKEIVEILKDKEYKTFLESNGIFPDRVFYFDIASIDIKLREHFNNIKEEEYIKLYRNEIKTIKNLYNLNSDVYAKIVIMENTNINTVKEIAKDLSDIGDITLCIQPVTPYGNIKPPSKRKLFKIMEACGEYLKDNVMLTIQMHKYLGVL; this is encoded by the coding sequence ATGATAAGGGAAATTTTTAGTTCAATAATGGGAGAAGGAAAGTATATTGGGAGGAGGTTTATATTTGTAAGATTTGCTGGATGTCCTTTAAAATGTATATATTGCGATGAAAATCATAAAAAATACTTAAATAGAGTGGAAAAATCTCCGGGAAGTGGGAAATTTGAGATACTAAAAAATATGGATATTGAGAATATAGTTAATATAGTAGATAGGTTAAAAACTCCAGATTTGTTTGCAGTGTCTTTTACAGGAGGAGAGCCACTACTTTATTTTAAAGAATTGAAGGAAATAGTTGAAATTTTAAAAGATAAAGAATATAAGACATTCTTAGAAAGTAATGGAATATTTCCAGACAGAGTTTTTTATTTTGATATAGCATCCATAGACATAAAGTTAAGAGAACATTTTAATAATATAAAAGAGGAAGAATATATAAAATTATATAGAAATGAAATAAAGACTATAAAAAATCTTTATAATTTGAATTCTGATGTTTATGCTAAAATTGTGATTATGGAAAATACCAATATAAATACTGTAAAAGAAATAGCAAAAGATTTAAGCGATATTGGTGATATAACTTTGTGTATTCAACCAGTGACGCCCTATGGAAATATAAAACCCCCTTCTAAGAGAAAATTATTTAAAATTATGGAGGCGTGTGGAGAATATTTAAAGGACAATGTTATGCTAACAATACAAATGCACAAGTATTTGGGTGTATTATAA
- the smc gene encoding chromosome segregation protein SMC gives MVTLEKIELKNFKSFKKLSLDIPQGFTAIVGPNGSGKSNIVDAILFVLGKTSAKKLRANRFKELITYHNGKREEYSEVCLYFSNDNNVFNVNANSVGILRRIKKSGETDYFLVWKENDKEKRKKLSKYEIIDLFRKLGLLGDTVISQGDLLKIINISPIERRKIIDEISGIAEFDEKKKKAEEELKKARELIEMIDIRISEVENNLKKLKKEKEDAEKYIKLNEELKSAKYLLILKRVNYLNIILENIQNDIKSLESLKDEFIEKIKEINAKIENLKLKLNDIINELNEKGNEEVLELHKSIKELELDIENDKKVLDNSIKELNKVESEIKTKKNEIENTQKKIIEYRNKIIEKENKIKEIESKINDLNYEKERLMDVISESENIIKNLKKLEIDLTDEIEKNQNELYKLKKELNDLENTINKKYFEIEKNNEIIIKLKEELENFEVVDTKPLYLELENLKVEIEFSKKKIKELEEKKKDLQIKLDELHSQYVKENARIRALKEMDEFCLDRAIKEILNANLPGVIDIVGNLGKTKVEYKTAIEVAAGNRLNYIVVKRIDDAVRAIKYLKERKLGRATFLPLDRIEGREADYIDEDGVIGRAIDLVEFDEKYRKIFEYVFGNTVIVKNIDVAKVLSEKYRKVRFVTLDGEVIEPSGVLRGGTFKSGAKIKVDIDLSKLNEIANNIKVVESELRNVKGEIERLNEIIKKSSAKKMEIENKLEIIKKNEMRRREIIEKNNLKIKELELKNKEILEEIGNLKLKKEEISSKIEKLENKINELIEKRKKVISELKEYENNEYLKRLREIDEELKILEKEKDKLKNEIEKELSLVKEILIPKIEELNNKISELTNKKEMLKKNIQLYKESIEKNSSILEEKKKRFEELSKNIKSLSEKREHIEKEIENLEKCKKDLINKVRVIENRINELIVEKAKYKSKLEEEEKKLYLCEKTDINEELDNKSIEDLEIYIGEIENEIKKLEPVNMRAIEDYNYILNRYNELIEKRKEYERDEKKYLQLMKELENKKKDVFIEVFNKIAKNFEEVYKEIGGIGKLSLENEKNPFEGGILIDASPRGKKLLSLDTMSGGEKSLTALAFLFAIQRLNPSPFYILDEIDAALDVKNVSLIADMIKNASKKSQFIVISHREQMVSKADVVYGVYMKNGLSKVVGIKL, from the coding sequence ATGGTTACTTTAGAAAAAATAGAATTAAAAAACTTTAAATCATTTAAAAAATTATCATTAGACATTCCACAAGGATTTACAGCCATTGTAGGGCCAAATGGTAGTGGAAAATCCAACATAGTTGATGCTATACTTTTTGTTTTAGGAAAAACCTCTGCTAAAAAGTTGAGAGCAAACAGGTTTAAAGAATTAATAACTTATCACAACGGAAAGAGAGAAGAGTATTCAGAGGTTTGTTTATATTTTTCAAATGATAATAATGTATTTAACGTTAATGCAAATAGCGTAGGAATATTGAGAAGAATTAAAAAAAGTGGAGAAACTGACTATTTTTTAGTTTGGAAAGAGAATGACAAAGAAAAAAGAAAAAAGTTATCTAAGTATGAAATTATTGACTTATTTAGAAAGTTAGGTTTGTTAGGGGATACGGTAATATCGCAAGGAGATTTATTAAAAATTATAAATATTTCTCCAATTGAAAGAAGAAAAATTATTGACGAAATTAGTGGAATTGCAGAATTTGACGAAAAGAAGAAAAAGGCAGAGGAAGAATTGAAAAAGGCAAGGGAATTAATTGAAATGATTGACATAAGGATTAGTGAAGTAGAAAATAATTTAAAAAAACTTAAAAAAGAAAAGGAAGATGCTGAAAAATATATAAAGTTAAATGAGGAGTTAAAATCAGCAAAATATCTTTTAATTTTAAAAAGAGTTAATTATCTAAATATCATTTTAGAGAATATCCAAAATGACATTAAAAGTTTAGAAAGTCTCAAAGATGAATTTATAGAAAAAATTAAAGAAATAAATGCTAAAATTGAAAATTTAAAGTTAAAATTAAATGATATAATAAACGAACTAAATGAAAAAGGCAATGAGGAAGTTTTAGAACTACATAAGTCAATAAAAGAATTGGAGTTAGATATTGAAAATGATAAAAAAGTTTTGGACAATAGTATAAAGGAGTTAAATAAAGTTGAAAGTGAAATTAAAACTAAAAAGAATGAAATTGAAAATACCCAAAAAAAGATAATTGAATATAGAAATAAAATAATTGAAAAAGAAAATAAGATTAAAGAAATTGAGAGTAAGATTAACGATTTAAATTATGAAAAAGAAAGATTAATGGATGTAATCTCTGAAAGTGAAAATATTATTAAAAATTTAAAGAAATTAGAAATAGATTTAACTGATGAAATAGAAAAAAATCAGAACGAACTTTATAAATTAAAAAAAGAATTAAATGATTTAGAAAATACAATAAATAAAAAATACTTTGAAATTGAAAAAAATAACGAAATTATTATAAAATTAAAGGAAGAACTTGAAAATTTTGAAGTCGTTGATACTAAGCCACTATATTTAGAACTCGAAAACTTAAAAGTAGAGATAGAATTTTCAAAAAAGAAAATAAAAGAACTTGAAGAAAAAAAGAAGGATTTGCAGATAAAATTGGATGAATTGCATTCTCAATATGTTAAAGAAAATGCAAGAATTAGGGCATTAAAAGAAATGGATGAGTTTTGTTTAGATAGAGCTATTAAAGAAATATTAAATGCCAATTTACCGGGCGTTATTGATATAGTAGGAAATTTAGGAAAAACCAAGGTTGAATATAAGACAGCAATTGAAGTGGCGGCTGGAAATAGGTTAAATTACATAGTTGTTAAAAGAATAGACGACGCTGTAAGGGCTATAAAGTATCTAAAAGAGAGAAAACTTGGAAGAGCCACATTTCTACCGTTGGATAGAATTGAGGGTAGAGAGGCAGATTATATAGATGAAGATGGTGTCATAGGAAGGGCAATTGATTTAGTAGAGTTTGATGAAAAATATAGAAAAATTTTCGAGTATGTATTTGGAAACACTGTAATAGTTAAAAATATTGATGTTGCCAAAGTTTTATCTGAGAAGTATAGAAAAGTTAGATTTGTAACATTGGATGGGGAGGTTATAGAGCCCAGTGGTGTGTTAAGAGGGGGAACATTCAAAAGTGGAGCAAAAATTAAAGTAGATATTGATTTGAGTAAGTTAAATGAAATAGCCAATAATATCAAGGTTGTTGAGAGTGAATTGAGAAATGTAAAAGGTGAAATTGAAAGATTAAATGAGATAATAAAGAAGAGCTCTGCTAAAAAAATGGAAATTGAAAACAAGTTAGAAATAATTAAGAAAAATGAAATGAGAAGGAGAGAAATTATAGAAAAAAACAATTTAAAAATAAAGGAGTTGGAATTAAAAAATAAGGAAATTTTAGAAGAAATTGGTAATTTAAAACTTAAAAAAGAAGAAATATCAAGTAAAATTGAAAAGTTAGAGAATAAGATAAATGAATTAATTGAAAAAAGAAAAAAAGTTATTAGTGAATTAAAAGAATATGAAAATAACGAATATCTAAAAAGATTGAGAGAGATTGACGAAGAATTAAAAATCTTAGAAAAAGAAAAAGATAAGTTAAAAAATGAGATTGAGAAAGAACTTAGTTTAGTAAAAGAGATATTAATTCCAAAAATTGAAGAGTTAAATAACAAAATTTCAGAACTAACAAATAAAAAAGAAATGCTAAAGAAAAATATACAGTTATATAAAGAAAGCATTGAAAAAAACTCATCTATATTAGAAGAAAAGAAAAAAAGATTTGAAGAATTATCTAAAAATATAAAATCACTTTCTGAAAAAAGAGAACATATAGAAAAAGAGATAGAAAACTTAGAAAAATGTAAAAAAGATTTGATAAATAAAGTGAGAGTTATTGAAAATAGAATAAATGAGCTTATAGTTGAAAAGGCAAAATATAAGAGTAAATTGGAAGAAGAAGAGAAAAAATTGTATCTATGCGAAAAAACAGATATAAATGAGGAATTAGATAATAAAAGCATTGAAGATCTTGAAATATACATAGGAGAAATAGAAAATGAAATAAAAAAATTAGAGCCAGTAAATATGAGAGCTATTGAAGATTATAACTATATTTTAAACAGATATAATGAGCTTATAGAAAAAAGGAAAGAATACGAAAGAGATGAAAAGAAATATCTACAATTAATGAAAGAACTTGAAAATAAAAAGAAAGACGTCTTTATAGAAGTTTTTAACAAGATAGCTAAGAACTTTGAGGAAGTGTATAAAGAGATTGGAGGAATTGGAAAACTAAGCTTAGAAAATGAGAAAAATCCATTTGAGGGAGGTATTTTAATCGATGCCTCACCAAGGGGTAAAAAATTATTAAGTTTAGATACCATGAGTGGAGGAGAAAAGAGTTTAACTGCCTTAGCATTTTTATTTGCTATTCAAAGATTGAATCCTTCACCATTTTATATACTGGATGAGATTGATGCCGCCTTAGATGTAAAAAACGTCTCTTTAATTGCAGATATGATTAAAAACGCCTCTAAAAAAAGTCAGTTTATAGTTATAAGCCATAGAGAACAGATGGTTAGTAAAGCAGATGTAGTTTATGGAGTTTATATGAAAAACGGTTTGAGTAAGGTAGTTGGAATAAAATTGTAA
- a CDS encoding molybdenum cofactor guanylyltransferase, translating into MLSGGKGERIGGKKPFRIFNGKYLINYPSDILKSLNIPYVTVFAKNSIDLDKEKEYLNKYNCIISFDLIENKGPLMGILCGMRVLNAEWFIVLPCDCPYITKESIIKLISYIKISKKGNLCIVPKHENGFIEPLFALYRRSSLHLLNKILMEDNNLSLRYFISYLNPFYIKAENLDRSKKIFKNINTIQELKYE; encoded by the coding sequence ATTTTGTCTGGTGGTAAAGGAGAGAGAATTGGCGGAAAAAAACCATTTAGAATTTTTAATGGAAAGTATCTTATAAATTATCCATCAGACATTTTAAAAAGTTTGAATATTCCTTATGTTACAGTTTTTGCAAAAAATTCTATTGACTTAGATAAAGAAAAAGAATATTTAAATAAATATAACTGCATAATATCTTTTGACTTGATTGAAAATAAAGGCCCTCTTATGGGAATTTTGTGCGGTATGAGGGTTTTAAATGCAGAGTGGTTTATTGTTTTGCCGTGTGATTGTCCATACATAACGAAAGAATCTATAATAAAATTAATCTCTTATATAAAAATATCTAAAAAAGGTAATTTATGCATAGTTCCAAAGCATGAGAATGGTTTTATAGAGCCACTATTTGCCCTATATAGAAGAAGTTCTTTACATCTTCTAAATAAAATACTAATGGAAGATAATAACTTATCTTTAAGATATTTTATATCTTACTTAAATCCGTTTTATATAAAGGCTGAAAATTTAGATAGATCTAAAAAAATCTTTAAAAATATAAATACAATACAGGAGTTGAAGTATGAATAA
- a CDS encoding ABC transporter ATP-binding protein codes for MSTAVKVKNLTKKYGDFKALDNVSFEAKKGEILGIVGKSGAGKTTLIRILRGSLDYDEGEVEILGRKDNFKEVTAIHLQRNFALWAEPVINNIIRKLYAIRNKSDELLPMEEEWEEYEKEALEILKLVGLEHKKDAFANILSGGEKQRLILGRQIAKIYEKGEGVLLLDEPATMACPASKQKLLDVIKNIRDKLNITVIITSHLPEVHRYLCDRLILLEDGKVKKIGDVETVLNEFLKDMKPPYIRTPKIKDNDIIKVENVSKRYYVIHGGETLNLKNISFNVKEGEIVSIIGPSGVGKTVIMRLMAGLELPNEGRIIVDGVDITKYGWERIELRKRIGIMHQEFSLPYYQTVENLLKYRLGLKGEKAIAHAKVKADELGISPKIVDAIYQLIDVPEAERISKLQKMGLTEDIIYKLFPPIVEDFKPDEILEALDLGKDILKKKVSELSGGQKVRVAMALQLITKPKILFLDEPFGDLDPITLRDVANYLKKINEKFGTTIVLVSHCVDFIKEISDRAILLDNNKLVMEGKPEKVCEEFIKRSNARFIRP; via the coding sequence ATGAGCACAGCAGTAAAGGTAAAAAATTTAACAAAAAAATATGGGGATTTTAAAGCATTAGATAATGTCTCTTTTGAAGCAAAAAAGGGAGAGATTTTAGGAATTGTTGGAAAAAGTGGAGCAGGAAAAACTACTCTAATTAGAATTTTAAGAGGTTCTTTAGATTACGATGAAGGGGAAGTAGAAATATTGGGTAGAAAAGATAACTTTAAAGAGGTAACTGCTATTCATTTACAGAGAAATTTTGCACTATGGGCAGAGCCAGTAATTAATAACATTATAAGAAAACTTTACGCCATAAGAAACAAATCTGATGAATTATTGCCAATGGAAGAGGAATGGGAAGAGTATGAAAAAGAAGCCTTAGAGATATTAAAATTAGTTGGTTTAGAACATAAAAAGGATGCTTTTGCAAACATACTAAGTGGAGGAGAAAAACAAAGGCTAATATTAGGTAGGCAGATAGCTAAAATTTATGAAAAGGGAGAGGGAGTTTTATTATTGGATGAACCAGCAACAATGGCTTGTCCAGCATCTAAGCAGAAACTATTAGATGTAATTAAAAATATTAGAGATAAGTTAAATATAACTGTAATTATAACCTCCCATTTGCCAGAAGTGCATAGATATCTTTGTGATAGATTGATATTATTGGAAGATGGAAAAGTAAAAAAAATTGGAGATGTTGAAACAGTCTTAAATGAGTTTTTGAAAGATATGAAGCCACCTTATATAAGAACTCCTAAAATAAAAGACAATGATATAATAAAAGTTGAAAATGTCTCTAAGAGATACTATGTTATTCATGGAGGAGAAACACTAAACTTAAAAAATATCTCCTTCAATGTTAAAGAGGGGGAAATAGTGTCTATTATTGGGCCTAGTGGTGTTGGAAAAACTGTAATTATGAGATTGATGGCTGGCTTAGAATTACCTAATGAAGGAAGAATTATTGTTGATGGAGTTGATATAACCAAATATGGATGGGAAAGAATAGAACTTAGAAAGAGAATAGGAATTATGCATCAAGAGTTTTCTCTACCATATTATCAAACAGTTGAAAATTTATTAAAATATAGATTGGGATTAAAAGGAGAAAAGGCAATTGCTCATGCAAAAGTAAAGGCAGATGAACTTGGCATTTCTCCAAAGATTGTAGATGCAATTTATCAATTAATCGATGTCCCAGAGGCAGAGAGAATTTCAAAACTTCAAAAGATGGGTTTAACAGAAGATATAATTTATAAACTATTCCCACCAATTGTTGAAGATTTTAAGCCAGATGAAATTTTAGAGGCGTTAGATTTAGGTAAGGACATTTTAAAGAAAAAAGTTTCTGAACTTAGCGGAGGGCAAAAGGTTAGAGTGGCTATGGCTTTGCAGTTAATAACTAAGCCAAAGATTTTATTCTTAGATGAGCCTTTTGGAGATTTAGATCCAATAACATTAAGAGATGTTGCAAACTATTTAAAGAAAATAAATGAGAAATTTGGCACAACAATAGTTTTAGTGTCTCACTGTGTAGATTTTATTAAAGAGATTAGTGATAGAGCAATACTCTTAGATAATAATAAATTAGTTATGGAAGGAAAACCTGAAAAGGTTTGTGAAGAATTTATAAAAAGAAGTAATGCAAGGTTTATACGACCATAA
- the lysS gene encoding lysine--tRNA ligase, with amino-acid sequence MHWADVIAKKLIEEKKVDKYVVATGITPSGHIHIGNARETLTADAIYKSLKNMDVEAELIFIADTYDPLRKLYPFLPKEFEQYIGMPLSEIPCPEGCCENYAEHFLKPYLESLDDLGIEITTYRADKLYKEGFYDEKIKIALENREKIMEILNKFRSTPLPDDWYPINVVCENCRRLKTKVLKYDSEKEEVYYKCEICGFEGVVKPYKGRAKLPWRVDWPARWSIFNVTIEPMGKDHAAAGGSYDTGVLIAREVYNYEPPKKVVYEWIQLKVGDKAIPMSSSKGVVFAVKDWTYIAHPEILRYLIMRSKPTKHIDFDLKKIPDLVDEYDRLEEFYFNNKDRNDLNEDDLEKIRIYELSTLKIPETKPFVVPYRFCSIIAQLTYNEEKNDVDMERVFEILKRNNYNVENIDEFSLKKLKDRLLMARNWALKYGEKLIIIDENEAKEIYEKLKDKQKEWIKYFAEKLKTAEFDALTLHELIYQTAKDIGLNPRDAFQASYMILLGKKYGPKLGSFLATLGRDFVLRRYSLFN; translated from the coding sequence ATGCATTGGGCTGATGTAATAGCTAAAAAATTAATTGAAGAGAAAAAAGTAGATAAGTATGTAGTGGCTACTGGAATAACTCCTTCGGGACATATTCATATAGGAAATGCAAGAGAAACACTAACAGCAGATGCAATTTATAAAAGTTTAAAAAATATGGATGTTGAGGCAGAGTTAATATTTATAGCAGACACTTATGACCCTTTAAGGAAGTTGTATCCATTTTTACCAAAAGAGTTTGAACAATACATAGGAATGCCTCTAAGTGAAATCCCTTGTCCAGAGGGTTGTTGTGAAAATTATGCAGAGCACTTTTTAAAACCTTATTTAGAGAGTTTAGATGATTTAGGAATAGAAATAACAACTTATAGGGCTGATAAACTCTATAAAGAAGGATTTTATGATGAGAAAATAAAAATTGCCTTAGAGAATAGAGAAAAAATAATGGAAATTTTAAATAAATTTAGATCTACTCCATTACCAGATGATTGGTATCCTATCAATGTTGTTTGTGAAAATTGTAGAAGATTAAAGACAAAGGTTTTAAAATACGATAGTGAGAAAGAAGAAGTATATTATAAATGTGAGATTTGTGGATTTGAGGGAGTTGTAAAACCTTACAAAGGTAGAGCAAAACTTCCATGGAGAGTAGATTGGCCAGCGAGATGGAGCATATTCAATGTAACAATCGAGCCAATGGGTAAAGATCACGCCGCCGCTGGTGGCTCTTATGATACAGGAGTTTTAATAGCAAGAGAAGTTTATAATTATGAACCTCCTAAAAAGGTTGTTTATGAATGGATTCAGTTAAAGGTTGGAGATAAGGCAATTCCAATGAGTTCCTCAAAAGGTGTAGTGTTTGCTGTAAAGGATTGGACTTACATAGCTCACCCAGAGATTTTAAGATACTTAATTATGAGAAGTAAGCCAACAAAACACATTGACTTTGATTTAAAGAAAATTCCTGATTTAGTTGATGAGTATGATAGATTAGAGGAGTTTTACTTCAATAACAAAGATAGAAATGACTTAAATGAGGATGATTTAGAAAAAATAAGAATTTATGAATTATCAACCCTAAAAATTCCAGAAACGAAACCTTTTGTAGTTCCATACAGATTTTGTTCAATTATTGCTCAACTAACCTATAATGAAGAAAAAAATGACGTAGATATGGAGAGAGTATTTGAAATTTTGAAAAGGAATAATTACAATGTGGAAAATATTGATGAATTTAGCTTAAAAAAGTTAAAGGATAGATTATTAATGGCAAGAAACTGGGCCTTGAAGTATGGAGAAAAGTTGATTATAATTGATGAGAATGAAGCAAAAGAAATATATGAAAAATTGAAGGATAAGCAAAAAGAATGGATTAAATACTTTGCTGAAAAATTAAAGACTGCTGAATTTGACGCTCTAACTTTGCATGAATTAATATATCAAACAGCAAAAGATATTGGTTTAAATCCAAGAGATGCTTTCCAAGCGTCATATATGATTTTATTGGGCAAAAAGTATGGTCCAAAGTTGGGTTCTTTCTTAGCTACCTTAGGAAGAGATTTTGTATTAAGAAGATATTCTTTATTTAATTAA